In one window of Microtus pennsylvanicus isolate mMicPen1 chromosome 2, mMicPen1.hap1, whole genome shotgun sequence DNA:
- the Rag1 gene encoding V(D)J recombination-activating protein 1, whose translation MAVSLPPTLRLSPAPDEIQHPHMKFSEWKFKLFRVRSFEKAPEEAQKEKGPSEGNPCLEQSPLVPDKPAGQNSAPTQRALKLHPKFSKKFHADGKSRDKTIHQARLRHFCRICGNPFKGDGHNRRYPVHGPVDAKTQSLFRKKEKRVTSWPVLIARVFRIDVKSDVDSIHPTEFCHNCWAIMYRKFSSAPCEVYFPRTATMEWHPHTASCDICLPNHQGLKRKRHQTNVQLSKKLKTVLNQARRDRQRKRVQARVSSKEVMKKLSNCSKIHLSTKLLAVDFPAHFVKAISCQICEHILADPVETTCKHVFCRICILRCLKVMGSYCPSCRYPCFPTDLESPVKSFLNVLNSLMVKCPAQECDEEVSLEKYNHHVSSHKESKETLVHINKGGRPRQHLLSLTRRAQKHRLRELKIQVKEFADKEEGGDVKSVCLTLFLLALRARNEHRQADELEAIMQGRGSGLQPAVCLAIRVNTFLSCSQYHKMYRTVKAITGRQIFQPLHALRNAEKILLPGYHPFEWQPPLKNVSSRTDVGIIDGLSGLASSVDEYPVDTIAKRFRYDSALVSALMDMEEDILEGMRSQDLDDYLNGPFIVVVKESCDGMGDVSEKHGSGPAVPEKAVRFSFTIMRITIEHGCQNVKVFEEPKPNSELCCKPLCLMLADESDHETLTAILSPLIAEREAMKSSELMLEMGGILRTFKFIFRGTGYDEKLVREVEGLEASGSVYICTLCDATRLEASQNLVFHSITRSHAENLERYEVWRSNPYHESVEELRDRVKGVSAKPFIETVPSIDALHCDIGNAAEFYKIFQLEIGEVYKNPNASKEERKRWQATLDKHLRKRMNLKPIMRMNGNFARKLMTQETVDAVCELIPSEERHEALRELMDLYLKMKPVWRSSCPAKECPESLCQYSFNSQRFAELLSTKFKYRYEGKITNYFHKTLAHVPEIIERDGSIGAWASEGNESGNKLFRRFRKMNARQSKCYEMEDVLKHHWLYTSKYLQKFMNAHNALKSSGFTMNSKETLGDSLGIEDSLETQDSMEF comes from the coding sequence ATGGCTGTCTCCTTGCCACCCACTCTGaggctcagtcctgctcctgaTGAAATTCAGCACCCACACATGAAATTTTCTGAGTGGAAATTTAAGCTATTCAGGGTGAGATCCTTCGAAAAGGCACCCGAAGAAGCCCAAAAGGAGAAGGGTCCCTCAGAGGGGAACCCTTGCCTAGAGCAGTCTCCTTTAGTTCCGGACAAGCCTGCTGGTCAGAATTCAGCTCCAACTCAACGAGCACTGAAACTACACcccaaattttcaaagaaattccATGCTGATGGGAAGTCAAGAGACAAAACAATTCACCAAGCCAGGCTTAGACACTTCTGCCGCATCTGTGGGAATCCATTCAAGGGCGATGGGCACAACCGGAGATACCCAGTCCATGGGCCTGTGGATGCCAAAACCCAAAGCCTTTTccgaaagaaggaaaagagagtcaCTTCCTGGCCAGTCCTCATTGCCAGAGTTTTCCGGATTGATGTGAAGTCGGATGTTGACTCGATTCACCCCACTGAGTTCTGCCACAACTGTTGGGCCATCATGTACAGGAAGTTCAGTAGTGCTCCCTGTGAGGTCTACTTCCCAAGGACCGCGACTATGGAGTGGCATCCCCACACAGCATCCTGTGACATCTGCCTGCCTAACCACCAGGgactcaagaggaagaggcatCAGACCAATGTGCAGCTCAGCAAGAAACTAAAAACTGTGCTCAACCAAGCGAGACGGGACCGTCAGCGCAAGAGAGTTCAGGCTAGGGTCAGCAGTAAGGAAGTCATGAAGAAGCTCTCCAACTGCAGTAAGATTCATCTGAGTACCAAACTTCTTGCAGTGGACTTCCCAGCACACTTTGTGAAAGCCATCTCCTGCCAGATATGTGAACACATCCTGGCTGACCCCGTGGAGACCACCTGTAAGCACGTATTTTGCAGGATCTGCATTCTCCGATGTCTCAAAGTCATGGGCAGCTATTGTCCCTCTTGCCGATATCCGTGCTTCCCTACTGACCTGGAGAGTCCAGTAAAGTCCTTTCTGAACGTCTTGAATTCTCTGATGGTGAAGTGTCCCGCACAAGAGTGTGATGAGGAGGTGAGTCTGGAAAAGTATAACCACCACGTCTCAAGCCACAAAGAGTCCAAAGAGACTTTGGTGCATATTAATAAAGGGGGCCGGCCTCGGCAACATCTCTTGTCACTGACACGCAGGGCTCAGAAGCATAGGCTGAGGGAACTCAAGATTCAAGTTAAAGAATTTGCTGACAAAGAAGAAGGTGGAGATGTGAAGTCTGTGTGCTTGACGTTGTTCCTGCTGGCACTGAGGGCCAGGAATGAGCACAGACAAGCTGACGAGCTGGAGGCCATCATGCAGGGGCGGGGCTCTGGTCTGCAACCAGCTGTTTGCTTGGCCATACGTGTCAACACCTTCCTCAGTTGCAGCCAGTACCACAAGATGTACAGGACCGTGAAAGCCATCACGGGGAGGCAGATTTTTCAGCCTTTGCACGCTCTTCGAAATGCTGAGAAAATCCTTCTGCCAGGCTACCACCCCTTTGAGTGGCAGCCCCCTCTGAAGAATGTGTCTTCCAGAACGGATGTTGGCATTATTGATGGGCTGTCCGGACTTGCCTCCTCTGTGGATGAATATCCAGTGGATACCATCGCAAAGAGGTTCCGCTATGATTCTGCTTTGGTGTCTGCTTTGATGGACATGGAAGAAGACATCTTGGAAGGAATGAGATCCCAAGATCTTGATGACTACCTAAATGGTCCCTTCATTGTCGTGGTGAAGGAATCTTGTGATGGGATGGGGGACGTGAGTGAGAAACATGGCAGTGGGCCTGCGGTCCCCGAAAAGGCGGTTCGTTTTTCATTCACAATCATGAGAATTACGATAGAGCACGGCTGCCAGAATGTGAAGGTGTTTGAGGAACCCAAGCCCAATTCTGAACTGTGTTGCAAGCCGTTGTGTCTTATGCTGGCAGATGAGTCTGACCATGAGACCCTGACTGCCATCCTAAGCCCTCTCATTGCTGAAAGGGAGGCCATGAAGAGCAGTGAGTTGATGCTGGAGATGGGGGGCATCCTCAGGACTTTCAAGTTCATCTTCAGGGGCACTGGATATGATGAAAAGCTTGTCCGGGAAGTAGAAGGCCTGGAAGCCTCTGGCTCAGTCTACATCTGTACACTTTGTGATGCCACTCGTCTGGAAGCCTCTCAAAATCTTGTCTTCCACTCCATAACCAGAAGCCACGCTGAGAACCTGGAGCGCTATGAGGTTTGGCGGTCCAATCCCTATCATGAGTCCGTGGAAGAACTCCGGGACCGGGTGAAAGGGGTCTCTGCCAAACCTTTCATCGAGACAGTCCCTTCCATAGATGCGCTCCACTGTGACATTGGCAACGCGGCtgaattctataagattttccAACTGGAGATAGGGGAAGTGTATAAAAATCCCAATGCCtctaaagaggaaaggaagagatggcAGGCCACACTGGACAAGCATCTCCGGAAAAGGATGAACCTAAAACCAATCATGAGGATGAATGGCAACTTTGCCCGGAAGCTGATGACCCAAGAGACTGTAGATGCAGTTTGTGAGCTAATTCCTTCTGAGGAGAGGCACGAAGCTCTCAGGGAGCTGATGGACCTTTACCTGAAGATGAAACCTGTGTGGCGCTCATCATGTCCTGCTAAAGAGTGTCCGGAGTCCCTCTGCCAGTACAGTTTCAACTCACAGCGTTTTGCTGAGCTCCTCTCTACCAAGTTCAAATATAGATACGAGGGCAAAATTACTAATTATTTTCACAAAACCTTGGCACATGTCCCTGAAATTATTGAGAGGGATGGCTCTATTGGGGCATGGGCGAGTGAAGGGAATGAATCCGGTAATAAACTGTTTAGACGCTTCCGGAAAATGAATGCCAGGCAGTCCAAGTGCTATGAGATGGAAGATGTCCTTAAACACCACTGGCTGTATACTTCTAAATATCTCCAGAAGTTTATGAATGCTCATAATGCCTTAAAGAGCTCTGGCTTTACCATGAACTCAAAGGAGACCTTAGGGGACTCTTTGGGCATTGAGGACTCTCTGGAAACCCAAGATTCAATGGAGTTTTAA
- the Rag2 gene encoding V(D)J recombination-activating protein 2 produces the protein MSLQMVTVGHNIALIQPGFSLMNFDGQVFFFGQKGWPKRSCPTGVFHFDIKKNHLKLKPAVFSKDSCYLPPLRYPATCSYKGSLESEKHQYIIHGGKTPNNELSDKIYIMSVACKNNKKVTFRCTEKDLVGDVPEARYGHSINVVYSRGKSMGVLFGGRSYMPSTQRTTEKWNSVADCLPHVFLVDFEFGCVTSYTLPELQDGLSFHVSIARNDTIYILGGHSLANNIRPANLYRIKVDLPLGSPAVNCTVLPRGISVSSAILTQTNNDEFVIVGGYQLENQKRMVCNIVSLGDNTIEISEMETPDWTPDIKHSKIWFGSSMGNGTVFLGLPGDNKQTMTEAFYFYLLKCSEDDMSEEQKICTNSQTSTEDPGDSTPFEDSEEFCFSAEATSFDGDDEFDTYNEDDEDDESVTGYWITCCPTCDVDINTWVPFYSTELNKPAMIYCSHGDGHWVHAQCMDLAERTLIHLSEGSNKYYCNEHVQIARALHTPKRSLPLQKPPMKSLHKKGSGKVLTPAKKSFLRRLFD, from the coding sequence ATGTCACTGCAGATGGTAACAGTGGGTCATAATATAGCCTTAATTCAACCAGGCTTCTCACTGATGAATTTTGATGGTCAAGTTTTCTTCTTTGGCCAAAAAGGCTGGCCCAAGAGATCCTGCCCTACTGGAGTCTTCCATTTTGATATTAAGAAAAATCATCTCAAACTAAAACCTGCGGTTTTCTCTAAAGATTCCTGCTACCTCCCACCGCTTCGCTACCCAGCTACTTGCTCCTACAAAGGCAGCTTAGAGTCTGAAAAACATCAATATATCATCCACGGAGGGAAAACACCAAACAATGAGCTTTCTGATAAGATTTATATCATGTCTGTTGCttgtaagaacaacaaaaaagttacTTTCCGTTGCACAGAGAAAGATTTAGTAGGAGATGTCCCCGAAGCCAGATATGGTCATTCAATTAATGTGGTATATAGTCGAGGGAAAAGTATGGGTGTTCTCTTCGGAGGACGATCATACATGCCTTCTACGCAGAGAACCACAGAAAAATGGAATAGTGTAGCTGACTGCCTGCCCCATGTTTTCTTGGTAGATTTTGAATTTGGGTGTGTTACATCATATACTCTTCCAGAGCTTCAGGATGGGCTGTCTTTTCATGTTTCTATTGCCAGAAATGATACTATTTACATTTTAGGAGGACATTCCCTTGCCAATAACATTCGTCCTGCCAACTTGTATAGGATAAAGGTAGATCTTCCCCTGGGTAGCCCAGCAGTGAATTGCACAGTCTTGCCAAGAGGAATCTCTGTCTCCAGTGCAATCCTCACTCAAACAAATAATGATGAATTTGTTATTGTTGGTGGTTATCAGCTGGAAAATCAAAAAAGGATGGTCTGCAACATTGTCTCTCTAGGGGACAACACGATAGAAATTAGTGAAATGGAGACCCCAGATTGGACCCCAGATATTAAGCATAGCAAAATATGGTTTGGAAGCAGCATGGGGAATGGGACTGTTTTCCTTGGCTTACCAGGAGACAATAAGCAGACTATGACAGAAGCATTCTATTTCTATCTGCTGAAATGCTCTGAAGATGACATGAGTGAAGAGCAGAAAATCTGCACAAATAGTCAGACATCAACAGAAGATCCCGGGGACTCCACTCCCTTTGAAGATTCAGAGGAATTTTGTTTCAGCGCAGAAGCAACCAGTTTTGATGGTGATGACGAATTTGACACCTACAATGAGGATGACGAGGATGACGAGTCTGTAACCGGCTACTGGATAACATGCTGCCCTACTTGTGATGTGGACATTAATACCTGGGTTCCATTCTATTCAACGGAGCTCAATAAACCTGCTATGATCTACTGTTCTCATGGAGATGGGCACTGGGTACATGCCCAGTGCATGGATCTGGCAGAACGCACACTCATCCACTTGTCAGAAGGAAGCAACAAATATTACTGCAATGAGCATGTGCAGATAGCAAGAGCATTACACACTCCCAAAAGAAGCCTGCCCTTACAAAAACCTCCAATGAAATCACTCCACAAAAAAGGTTCTGGGAAAGTCTTGACTCCTGCCAAGAAATCCTTTCTTAGAAGGTTGTTTGATTAG